A stretch of Vespula vulgaris chromosome 15, iyVesVulg1.1, whole genome shotgun sequence DNA encodes these proteins:
- the LOC127069467 gene encoding 2-oxoisovalerate dehydrogenase subunit beta, mitochondrial isoform X2, translated as MIRRFIFQTSRKLLELHSARKEHVRNLHFKFYPNPRSLVSERETEKLNMYQAINQALDITLKKDASAVIFGEDVAFGGVFRCTVNLQKRYGSDRVFNTPISEHGIVGFGIGLANVGATAIAEIQFADYIYPAFDQIVNEAAKCRYRSGGVFDCGKLTIRTPYGAVGHGGLYHSQSPEAYFAHTPGLKIVVPRGPVQAKGLLLSSIEEPDPCIVFEPKVLYRTAVDEVPVGHYKIEIGKGEIVKEGKDVTLIGWGTQVHILLETADIVEDKLGASCEVIDLLSIIPWDAELVCKAIFELQTII; from the exons ATGATACGTAGGTTCATCTTTCAAACGTCAAGAAAGTTGTTAGAGCTGCATAGTGCAAGAAAAGAACATGTTAGAAATCTGCATTTCAAGTTTTATCCGAACCCAAGGTCGCTCGTATCAGAGC GTGAGACGGAAAAATTGAATATGTATCAAGCGATAAATCAAGCTTTGGACattacgttaaaaaaagaCGCATCCGCAG TTATATTTGGTGAGGATGTTGCATTCGGTGGCGTGTTTCGTTGCACCGTAAACCTTCAAAAACGTTATGGTTCCGATCGAGTATTCAATACACCTATATCCGAACATGGTATCGTTGGTTTTGGCATAGGTTTAGCGAATGTCGGTGCAACCGCTATTGCAGAAATTCAATTTGCTGATTATATATATCCTGCATTTGATCAG ATAGTAAATGAAGCAGCAAAATGCAGATACAGAAGCGGAGGAGTATTCGATTGCGGAAAATTAACGATTCGTACACCTTACGGTGCGGTAGGACACGGAGGACTTTATCATTCTCAAAGTCCAGAAGCTTATTTTGCTCACACTCCTGGATTAAAg atcgtAGTACCTCGAGGACCAGTACAAGCGAAAGGACTTTTATTGAGTTCCATCGAAGAACCAGATCCTTGTATAGTTTTCGAACCAAAGGTTCTTTATCGTACGGCTGTTGACGAGGTACCGGTTGGacattataaaattgaaattggtAAAGGagaaatagtaaaagaag GAAAAGATGTGACTCTCATAGGATGGGGTACACAGGTGCATATCTTATTAGAAACAGCCGATATCGTCGAGGACAAGCTCGGTGCATCTTGCGAGGTGATAGACCTTCTTTCCATTATACCTTGGGATGCAGAACTAGTTTGCAAG GCAATCTTCGAACTTcaaactataatataa
- the LOC127069467 gene encoding 2-oxoisovalerate dehydrogenase subunit beta, mitochondrial isoform X1, with product MIRRFIFQTSRKLLELHSARKEHVRNLHFKFYPNPRSLVSERETEKLNMYQAINQALDITLKKDASAVIFGEDVAFGGVFRCTVNLQKRYGSDRVFNTPISEHGIVGFGIGLANVGATAIAEIQFADYIYPAFDQIVNEAAKCRYRSGGVFDCGKLTIRTPYGAVGHGGLYHSQSPEAYFAHTPGLKIVVPRGPVQAKGLLLSSIEEPDPCIVFEPKVLYRTAVDEVPVGHYKIEIGKGEIVKEGKDVTLIGWGTQVHILLETADIVEDKLGASCEVIDLLSIIPWDAELVCKSVKKTGRVVVAHEAPRTNGFGAEIAARIQEECFLNLEAPVMRVTGWDTPFPHVFEKLYVPDKWRCFAAVKKSLDY from the exons ATGATACGTAGGTTCATCTTTCAAACGTCAAGAAAGTTGTTAGAGCTGCATAGTGCAAGAAAAGAACATGTTAGAAATCTGCATTTCAAGTTTTATCCGAACCCAAGGTCGCTCGTATCAGAGC GTGAGACGGAAAAATTGAATATGTATCAAGCGATAAATCAAGCTTTGGACattacgttaaaaaaagaCGCATCCGCAG TTATATTTGGTGAGGATGTTGCATTCGGTGGCGTGTTTCGTTGCACCGTAAACCTTCAAAAACGTTATGGTTCCGATCGAGTATTCAATACACCTATATCCGAACATGGTATCGTTGGTTTTGGCATAGGTTTAGCGAATGTCGGTGCAACCGCTATTGCAGAAATTCAATTTGCTGATTATATATATCCTGCATTTGATCAG ATAGTAAATGAAGCAGCAAAATGCAGATACAGAAGCGGAGGAGTATTCGATTGCGGAAAATTAACGATTCGTACACCTTACGGTGCGGTAGGACACGGAGGACTTTATCATTCTCAAAGTCCAGAAGCTTATTTTGCTCACACTCCTGGATTAAAg atcgtAGTACCTCGAGGACCAGTACAAGCGAAAGGACTTTTATTGAGTTCCATCGAAGAACCAGATCCTTGTATAGTTTTCGAACCAAAGGTTCTTTATCGTACGGCTGTTGACGAGGTACCGGTTGGacattataaaattgaaattggtAAAGGagaaatagtaaaagaag GAAAAGATGTGACTCTCATAGGATGGGGTACACAGGTGCATATCTTATTAGAAACAGCCGATATCGTCGAGGACAAGCTCGGTGCATCTTGCGAGGTGATAGACCTTCTTTCCATTATACCTTGGGATGCAGAACTAGTTTGCAAG TCCGTAAAGAAAACCGGACGTGTCGTCGTTGCGCACGAAGCACCAAGGACCAATGGTTTTGGAGCAGAAATTGCGGCTCGTATTCAg GAGGAATGCTTCTTAAATTTGGAGGCACCGGTGATGAGGGTCACTGGTTGGGATACACCATTTCCACACGTTTTCGAGAAATTATATGTACCGGACAAATGGCGTTGCTTCGCCGCAGTTAAAAAGAGCCTTGACTACTGA